Proteins encoded in a region of the Mesoflavibacter profundi genome:
- a CDS encoding glyoxalase, whose amino-acid sequence MTTRDQLLLEARPVIESIVLNEHMSNDERFQNETLRPIIKLQNDLLIEVFKNYIAKHKNVFYQLTLEKRLNYIENAIHKDIKFRNSLKGMIIGQFTVLEYSIYIKNSSALNKRMMTIVKQRLQSNIQLFEKPDYLAAV is encoded by the coding sequence ATGACTACAAGAGATCAACTATTATTAGAAGCAAGACCAGTTATAGAAAGTATAGTTTTAAATGAACATATGAGTAATGACGAAAGATTTCAAAATGAAACCTTAAGACCTATAATTAAGCTTCAAAATGATTTATTAATAGAAGTTTTTAAAAACTACATTGCAAAACATAAAAATGTATTTTATCAACTAACCTTAGAAAAAAGACTTAATTATATAGAAAACGCTATTCATAAAGATATCAAGTTTAGAAATAGCTTAAAAGGCATGATAATAGGTCAATTTACGGTTTTAGAATATAGTATATATATAAAAAATTCGTCTGCGTTAAATAAACGTATGATGACTATTGTTAAGCAACGACTACAAAGTAATATTCAACTTTTTGAAAAACCAGATTATCTAGCTGCAGTATAA
- a CDS encoding transcription elongation factor, whose protein sequence is MTIKQQLWQICNNHVEDRINDYKNEINLIKESLESNDKGNNEDDDSGNGKLMNDLEKNIGYLNEARKTHEYLKLVKTNLLSTNAALGSLVITDTLQFFIAISLGKIEIDNNTYYAISLQSPIGQLLKQKTEGEQFEFNGTKYTIKQII, encoded by the coding sequence ATGACTATTAAACAACAACTTTGGCAAATTTGTAACAACCATGTGGAAGACCGCATAAATGATTACAAAAACGAAATTAACCTTATTAAAGAATCTTTAGAAAGTAACGATAAAGGCAATAATGAAGATGACGATTCTGGTAACGGTAAATTAATGAATGACCTAGAAAAAAACATTGGTTATTTAAATGAAGCTAGAAAAACACACGAGTATTTAAAACTGGTTAAAACCAATTTACTTTCTACTAATGCAGCATTAGGAAGTCTTGTAATTACAGATACTTTACAGTTTTTTATTGCTATTAGTTTAGGTAAAATAGAAATTGATAACAACACCTATTACGCTATTTCTTTGCAATCACCAATAGGACAACTGCTAAAACAAAAAACTGAAGGTGAACAATTTGAATTTAATGGGACTAAGTATACAATTAAGCAAATAATCTAA
- a CDS encoding DUF2461 domain-containing protein produces the protein MTTTLTKNVFQFLNQLEQNNDRDWFNAHKDTFKSIEKEVKQFNTHVFNLLNTHDDVDKLKLFRIYRDVRFSKNKQPYKTHFGCSFNRVKPKLRGGYYIHIQPNNQSFIATGFWDPNKDDLFRIRKEFEMDDEDIRAILKDKEFASIWGNFKGDELKTAPKGFDKSHPAIDLIRRKQFIFTKEFSDQEVLSPDFITTIDQAFKAIRPFFDLMSDILTTDLNGQSIID, from the coding sequence ATGACTACTACTTTAACAAAAAACGTCTTTCAATTTTTAAACCAATTAGAACAAAATAATGATAGAGATTGGTTTAATGCACATAAAGACACTTTTAAATCTATAGAAAAAGAAGTTAAACAGTTTAATACTCACGTTTTTAATTTATTAAACACTCATGATGACGTCGATAAACTTAAATTATTTAGAATTTATCGAGACGTAAGATTTTCTAAAAATAAACAACCTTACAAAACCCATTTTGGTTGTTCTTTTAACAGAGTTAAACCTAAATTAAGAGGCGGATATTATATTCATATTCAGCCTAATAATCAAAGTTTTATAGCTACAGGATTTTGGGATCCAAATAAGGACGATTTATTTAGAATTAGAAAAGAATTTGAAATGGATGATGAAGATATCAGAGCAATTTTAAAGGATAAAGAATTTGCTTCTATTTGGGGAAATTTTAAAGGTGACGAATTAAAAACAGCACCAAAAGGATTTGATAAATCTCATCCAGCAATAGATTTAATAAGAAGAAAACAATTTATTTTTACCAAAGAATTTTCTGATCAAGAGGTATTGTCTCCAGATTTTATCACAACTATTGATCAAGCATTTAAAGCTATAAGACCGTTTTTTGATTTAATGAGTGATATTTTAACCACAGATTTAAACGGTCAATCAATAATTGATTAA
- a CDS encoding DUF1328 family protein, which translates to MLRWTITFIIIAIIAGILGFGGVAGAAAGIAKILFFIFLVLFVLSLLRGATR; encoded by the coding sequence ATGTTACGTTGGACAATCACATTTATTATTATCGCAATTATCGCCGGAATCTTAGGTTTTGGTGGCGTAGCTGGCGCAGCTGCAGGAATTGCTAAAATTTTATTCTTCATCTTTTTAGTGCTATTCGTACTATCACTTTTAAGAGGAGCAACCAGGTAA
- a CDS encoding mechanosensitive ion channel family protein: protein MKNQLTEAYNLLIDKLEGWFNIIVTNIPNLILAVLVLITAYFVSKYVNKYVSKLMASRVQQNSITNMVGRISAVVVVLAGLFLALGILNLSKTLTSLLAGAGVAGLAIGLALQGTLSNTFAGVVLSFRKKIQIGHWVETNGFSGEVMDINLKDFTLKEADNNIVVIPNKMILENPLKNYTLTTKMRVFLECGVGYESNLEDVERITKETICNTFDQIEKPEDVEFYYTEYGGSSINYLCRFWIDAENALEKLRAKSKAIIEIKKAYDKSEINIPFPIRTLQFDNKLSFDAPQLEDQFSNN, encoded by the coding sequence ATGAAAAATCAATTAACCGAAGCATACAATTTATTAATAGATAAACTAGAAGGATGGTTTAATATAATTGTAACCAATATCCCTAATTTAATTTTAGCCGTTTTAGTATTAATCACAGCTTATTTTGTTTCAAAATATGTGAACAAATATGTAAGCAAATTAATGGCAAGTAGAGTGCAACAAAACTCTATTACTAACATGGTAGGACGTATATCTGCTGTAGTTGTTGTGCTAGCAGGTTTGTTTTTAGCCTTAGGAATTTTAAACTTAAGTAAAACATTAACCTCTTTATTAGCAGGAGCAGGAGTAGCAGGATTAGCAATTGGATTAGCCTTACAAGGTACATTATCTAATACGTTTGCAGGTGTAGTTTTATCTTTTAGAAAAAAAATACAGATAGGACATTGGGTAGAAACTAATGGGTTTTCTGGAGAAGTTATGGATATAAATCTTAAAGATTTCACCTTAAAAGAAGCAGATAATAACATTGTTGTTATACCTAATAAAATGATTCTTGAAAATCCTTTAAAAAACTACACATTAACTACAAAAATGAGAGTATTCTTAGAATGTGGTGTAGGATATGAGTCTAATCTTGAAGATGTAGAACGTATAACTAAAGAAACTATTTGTAACACATTTGATCAGATAGAAAAACCAGAAGATGTAGAGTTTTACTATACAGAATACGGAGGAAGTTCTATTAACTATTTATGTAGATTTTGGATAGATGCAGAGAATGCTTTAGAAAAATTAAGAGCAAAAAGTAAAGCGATTATCGAAATTAAAAAAGCGTATGATAAATCCGAAATTAATATTCCGTTTCCTATCAGAACGCTACAATTTGACAACAAATTATCTTTTGATGCACCACAATTAGAAGATCAATTTTCAAACAACTAA
- a CDS encoding Dps family protein: MSYLNMQDEKLLPVVMDLNTLLSDYHMYYQKLRSFHWNVLGKNFFDLHEQFENMYNDAKIKIDEIAERILTLRHHPVSKFSDYIKIATVQEESAMISDQAMINSLLKDHKIILAQMSNVIESAEKANDEGTIDLIGAYIRELEKTSWMLNAWSKKTSEQLKQDKVIS, from the coding sequence ATGAGTTATTTAAATATGCAAGATGAAAAATTATTACCAGTAGTAATGGACTTAAACACATTACTGTCTGATTATCACATGTATTACCAAAAACTAAGAAGTTTTCATTGGAATGTGTTGGGAAAAAACTTTTTTGACCTTCACGAGCAATTTGAAAACATGTATAACGACGCGAAGATTAAAATTGATGAAATCGCCGAACGCATTCTAACTTTAAGACATCATCCGGTAAGTAAGTTTAGTGATTACATTAAAATAGCAACTGTACAGGAAGAAAGTGCTATGATATCTGACCAAGCGATGATTAATTCTCTTCTAAAAGATCACAAAATAATTCTAGCGCAAATGTCTAATGTTATAGAAAGTGCAGAAAAGGCAAATGACGAAGGAACAATAGATTTAATAGGAGCATACATTAGAGAGTTAGAAAAAACTAGTTGGATGTTAAATGCATGGTCAAAAAAGACGTCAGAACAATTAAAACAAGATAAGGTAATAAGTTAA
- a CDS encoding tRNA pseudouridine synthase A: MMKKKFFYVITIQYLGYRFHGWQKQPDVKTLHLMVDRTLNFILDKKPFKTLVSGRTDAMVSAENAAFELFLEEPIEEFDAFLELFNYNLPQDIRAKSIREVDSKFNIIQSSKTKEYVYIFAFGGKFHPFCAPIMTTILDPLDIQIMKTGAKLFEGKHYLKNYCFRPTDNGIYEREIETCEIVENTLYTANFFPETSYMLRVRGKGFMRNQIRLMMGALINLGKGNLTLTQIESSLTKDNDVVIDYVAPASGLILHKLEFE; this comes from the coding sequence ATTATGAAAAAGAAATTTTTTTACGTTATCACCATTCAATACTTAGGCTATCGTTTTCACGGTTGGCAAAAACAACCTGATGTAAAGACCTTACACTTAATGGTAGATCGTACTTTAAATTTCATCTTAGATAAAAAGCCTTTTAAAACCTTAGTTTCTGGTCGTACAGATGCTATGGTAAGTGCAGAGAATGCTGCTTTCGAGTTGTTTTTAGAAGAACCTATCGAAGAATTTGATGCGTTTTTAGAGTTGTTTAATTATAATTTACCACAAGATATTAGAGCTAAATCTATCCGAGAAGTAGATAGTAAGTTTAATATTATTCAATCTTCAAAAACCAAAGAATACGTTTATATATTTGCGTTTGGCGGTAAATTTCATCCATTTTGCGCGCCAATAATGACTACAATTCTTGATCCTTTAGATATACAGATCATGAAAACAGGCGCCAAGCTTTTTGAAGGTAAACACTATTTAAAGAACTATTGTTTTAGGCCAACAGACAATGGTATTTACGAAAGAGAAATTGAAACCTGTGAAATTGTCGAAAATACACTTTATACAGCAAATTTTTTCCCAGAAACTTCATATATGCTTCGTGTTAGAGGTAAAGGATTTATGAGAAATCAAATCCGATTAATGATGGGCGCATTAATAAATTTAGGTAAAGGTAATCTAACCTTAACGCAGATAGAGTCTAGTCTTACAAAAGATAACGATGTTGTTATAGATTATGTAGCACCAGCTTCTGGGCTTATTCTTCACAAATTAGAGTTTGAATAA
- a CDS encoding sodium:solute symporter family protein, translated as MVLSTLDWVIIAFFLILFAGIGIFVSKQAGKDTKSFFLSSRNMPWWLLGVSMVATTFAADTPGLVTELVRTNGVSGNWVWWAMLLTGMLTVFFYARLWRKSGITTDLEFYELRYSGKTASFLRGFRAIYLGVIFNIITMAGVCLAGAKIANILLGISQEEMLLYASIIVVVYSTLGGLKGVLITDFIQFIIAMVGSIWATIYIINIPEIGGIDNLLINENVVDKLAFFPDFSNTEALITLLIIPLAVQWWSTWYPGAEPGGGGYIAQRMLAAKNEKHATWATLFFNVAHYAIRPWPWVVVGLASIVVFPNLNAISETFPNLTKQMQGHDVAYAAMMTYLPAGLIGIVLTSLIAAFMSTISTQLNWGSSYIVNDFYKRFLKPDATEKQQVLVGRISTVLLMLCAALFSFYLQSAADVFNLLLQIGAGTGLLFILRWFWSRINPYSEIAAMIISFLIAVFFFINGKLDTPLVAIAGHWQLVLGVVITTIGWIIVTLLTQPTDAKTLITFNALIFGDESKFKGFGNKTISFFCGVFGVYALLFSIGSFIYSDTLKGLVLLIVTTISGFVIYKLNKN; from the coding sequence ATGGTTTTATCTACTTTAGATTGGGTAATAATTGCCTTTTTTTTAATTCTATTTGCAGGAATAGGAATTTTTGTTTCTAAACAAGCTGGTAAAGACACAAAATCGTTTTTCTTATCAAGCCGAAACATGCCTTGGTGGTTACTTGGTGTAAGCATGGTTGCTACAACATTTGCTGCAGATACACCTGGATTAGTAACAGAATTAGTTAGAACAAACGGAGTTTCTGGAAACTGGGTTTGGTGGGCAATGCTACTTACCGGTATGTTAACCGTGTTTTTTTACGCTAGATTATGGCGCAAAAGCGGAATAACTACAGATCTAGAGTTTTACGAATTACGCTATAGCGGAAAAACGGCTAGTTTTTTACGCGGATTTAGAGCTATTTATCTTGGTGTAATCTTTAATATTATCACTATGGCTGGCGTATGTTTGGCTGGTGCGAAAATTGCAAATATTTTATTAGGAATTTCTCAAGAAGAAATGCTGCTTTATGCTTCAATTATTGTGGTTGTTTATTCTACCTTAGGAGGATTAAAAGGTGTGTTAATTACCGATTTTATTCAGTTTATCATTGCTATGGTAGGAAGTATTTGGGCTACAATATACATAATTAATATTCCAGAAATTGGTGGAATAGATAACCTTTTAATAAATGAAAATGTAGTAGATAAATTAGCATTTTTTCCAGATTTTAGTAACACAGAAGCACTAATAACTTTGCTAATTATTCCGTTAGCGGTACAATGGTGGAGCACGTGGTATCCTGGTGCAGAACCTGGTGGCGGCGGATATATTGCACAACGTATGCTAGCTGCTAAAAACGAGAAACACGCGACTTGGGCAACTTTATTTTTTAATGTAGCACATTATGCAATTCGTCCTTGGCCATGGGTTGTGGTTGGTTTGGCTTCAATTGTTGTTTTTCCTAATTTAAATGCCATCTCAGAAACCTTTCCTAACCTTACAAAGCAAATGCAAGGTCACGATGTAGCTTACGCAGCAATGATGACATATTTACCTGCTGGATTAATAGGAATTGTATTAACATCGCTTATTGCTGCGTTTATGAGCACTATTTCGACACAATTAAATTGGGGAAGTTCTTACATAGTAAACGATTTTTACAAACGATTTCTAAAACCAGATGCTACCGAAAAACAACAAGTATTAGTTGGACGTATCTCTACAGTATTATTAATGTTATGCGCTGCCTTATTTTCATTTTATTTACAATCGGCAGCAGATGTATTTAATTTATTACTTCAAATTGGAGCTGGAACAGGATTACTTTTTATTTTACGTTGGTTTTGGAGCAGAATTAATCCGTACAGCGAAATTGCAGCTATGATCATTTCGTTTTTAATTGCTGTATTCTTCTTTATAAACGGAAAATTAGATACACCATTGGTTGCTATTGCTGGACATTGGCAATTAGTTTTAGGTGTAGTAATTACAACTATAGGTTGGATTATCGTGACCTTACTAACGCAACCTACAGATGCAAAAACTTTAATTACTTTTAATGCTTTAATTTTTGGTGACGAATCAAAATTTAAAGGGTTTGGCAACAAAACAATTAGTTTTTTCTGTGGTGTTTTTGGTGTTTACGCATTATTGTTTTCAATTGGAAGTTTTATTTATAGCGATACTTTAAAAGGACTTGTATTACTAATCGTTACAACGATTTCAGGGTTTGTTATTTATAAATTGAATAAAAATTAA